A portion of the Burkholderia pseudomultivorans genome contains these proteins:
- a CDS encoding DMT family transporter, giving the protein MTVATRSSSAALQGALYVALSAAAFGAMAIFGRYAYAAGVDVLGLLIVRFAIGGAILAAIARRRGVAWPRGRALMPLVAMGALGYVGQSFCYFSALQHAQASLVALLLYLYPAFVTLLAAWWLGERLTRAKAVALVLCVAGSALMVGGGHGEPLGIALALAAAVIYSLYIVGGTKATRGIDPLATTAIICLSATATLVAIAVVRTAAFGAPPRWPANAGGWAAMLAIALVSTVAAMLAFFAGLQRLGAARTSMLSTLEPVVTVALAALLFGEALSPLQWAGGVAILAAVLALVRAGGAAADDATATSNA; this is encoded by the coding sequence ATGACCGTCGCCACCCGCTCGTCTTCCGCCGCGCTGCAGGGCGCACTCTACGTCGCGTTGTCCGCCGCCGCGTTCGGCGCGATGGCGATCTTCGGCCGCTATGCGTATGCGGCTGGCGTCGACGTGCTCGGCCTGCTGATCGTGCGCTTCGCGATCGGCGGCGCGATCCTGGCCGCGATCGCGCGGCGCCGCGGCGTCGCCTGGCCGCGCGGCCGGGCGCTGATGCCGCTCGTCGCGATGGGCGCGCTCGGCTACGTCGGGCAGTCGTTCTGCTATTTCAGCGCGCTCCAGCACGCGCAGGCGAGTCTCGTCGCGCTGCTGCTGTACCTGTATCCGGCGTTCGTCACGCTGCTTGCCGCGTGGTGGCTCGGCGAGCGGCTCACGCGCGCGAAGGCCGTCGCGCTCGTGCTGTGCGTCGCCGGCTCGGCGCTGATGGTCGGCGGCGGTCACGGCGAGCCGCTCGGCATCGCGCTGGCGCTGGCCGCCGCGGTGATCTATTCGCTGTATATCGTCGGCGGCACGAAGGCGACGCGCGGCATCGATCCGCTCGCGACCACCGCGATCATCTGCCTGTCGGCGACCGCGACGCTCGTCGCGATCGCCGTCGTGCGGACCGCGGCGTTCGGCGCGCCGCCGCGCTGGCCGGCGAACGCGGGCGGCTGGGCCGCGATGCTCGCGATCGCGCTCGTATCGACGGTCGCGGCGATGCTCGCGTTCTTCGCGGGGCTGCAGCGGCTCGGGGCCGCGCGCACGTCGATGCTGTCGACGCTGGAGCCGGTCGTCACGGTCGCGCTGGCCGCGCTGCTGTTCGGCGAGGCGCTGTCGCCGCTGCAGTGGGCAGGCGGCGTCGCGATCCTCGCGGCCGTGCTGGCGCTGGTGCGCGCGGGCGGTGCGGCGGCCGACGACGCGACCGCGACGTCGAATGCATAG
- a CDS encoding c-type cytochrome → MNKFVGKHVVVAALVALAGSAQAAGVVGNPKDGASKAAMCIGCHGIQDYRAAYPEVYRVPVLGGQNQQYLENALKSYRKKDRHFPSMNAIAGSLTDQDIADLAAYYAAQKVDSKDNPYK, encoded by the coding sequence ATGAACAAATTCGTCGGCAAACACGTCGTTGTCGCAGCGCTCGTGGCGCTCGCGGGCAGCGCGCAGGCGGCCGGTGTGGTCGGCAACCCGAAGGACGGGGCGAGCAAGGCCGCCATGTGCATCGGTTGCCACGGCATCCAGGATTACCGCGCGGCGTATCCGGAGGTCTACCGGGTGCCCGTGCTCGGCGGCCAGAACCAGCAATACCTCGAGAACGCGCTGAAGTCCTACCGCAAGAAGGATCGTCACTTCCCGTCGATGAACGCGATCGCCGGCTCGCTGACGGACCAGGACATCGCCGATCTGGCGGCCTACTACGCCGCCCAGAAGGTCGACTCGAAGGACAATCCCTACAAGTAA
- a CDS encoding lactonase family protein, which yields MPNRLREHDARASTRGFPLRFAHWMKGFAIVLSLSATHAFAQQSPASADGVYNLLVGTYTGGGSDGIYVYRFDTKTGSVAPVSSAKTVNPSYLLPSRDGQTVYAVNELPGDNGPATQRGGISAFRFDARTGALTFIDRVSSEGNDPCYLALSPDGKYLVTANYSVAADPGGSFAVFPIGSGGAVGPAVLTVHHEGTGPVKGRQDGAHVHSTVFSPDGRYLFVQDLGTDKIYGYRYTVDGSRGLVSPTDTRYTPVKAGSGPRHMVFSADGRFAYVTSELNASVEVFGYHDGKLTPVETVPMTAPGFKGKVGGGAIHLSPDGRFLYASNRGDANDIVIYAVNRADGRLKTVGRQSSLGRTPREFLIDPTGKWLIVGNQDSDTFYVFSRDVDTGLLGANPQKVSVGKPVDFKLVGVPQ from the coding sequence ATGCCCAACCGTTTACGCGAGCATGACGCCCGCGCTTCGACACGAGGGTTCCCGCTTAGGTTCGCTCACTGGATGAAAGGTTTCGCGATCGTGCTTTCGCTGTCCGCGACCCATGCATTTGCGCAGCAATCGCCGGCATCGGCCGACGGCGTCTACAACCTGCTGGTCGGCACCTATACCGGTGGCGGCAGCGACGGGATCTATGTTTACCGTTTCGATACGAAAACCGGCAGCGTCGCGCCGGTGTCGTCGGCGAAGACGGTGAACCCGTCGTACCTGTTGCCTAGCCGCGACGGTCAGACCGTCTACGCGGTCAACGAGCTGCCCGGCGACAACGGGCCGGCCACCCAGCGCGGCGGCATCAGCGCATTCCGCTTCGACGCGAGGACGGGGGCGCTCACGTTCATCGACCGCGTTTCTTCAGAAGGGAACGATCCTTGCTATCTCGCGCTGTCGCCGGACGGCAAATACCTCGTGACGGCCAATTATTCGGTCGCGGCGGATCCGGGCGGCAGCTTCGCGGTGTTCCCGATCGGCAGCGGCGGCGCGGTCGGGCCGGCCGTGCTGACCGTGCACCATGAAGGCACGGGGCCGGTGAAGGGCCGTCAGGACGGCGCGCACGTGCATTCGACGGTGTTCTCGCCGGACGGCCGCTATCTGTTCGTGCAGGATCTCGGCACCGACAAGATCTACGGCTACCGCTACACGGTGGACGGCAGCCGCGGCCTGGTCAGCCCGACCGACACGCGCTACACGCCCGTGAAGGCCGGCTCGGGGCCGCGTCACATGGTATTCAGCGCCGACGGCCGGTTCGCGTACGTGACGAGCGAACTGAACGCGTCGGTGGAGGTGTTCGGCTATCACGACGGCAAGCTGACGCCGGTCGAGACGGTGCCGATGACGGCGCCGGGCTTCAAGGGCAAGGTCGGCGGCGGCGCGATCCATCTGTCGCCGGACGGCCGGTTCCTGTACGCGAGCAACCGCGGCGACGCGAACGACATCGTGATCTACGCGGTGAACCGGGCCGATGGTCGGCTGAAGACGGTCGGCCGCCAGTCGAGCCTCGGCCGGACGCCGCGCGAGTTCCTGATCGACCCGACCGGCAAGTGGCTGATCGTCGGCAACCAGGACAGCGATACGTTCTACGTGTTCAGCCGCGACGTCGATACCGGCCTGCTGGGCGCCAATCCGCAGAAGGTCTCGGTCGGCAAGCCGGTCGATTTCAAGCTGGTGGGGGTGCCGCAGTAA
- a CDS encoding AAA family ATPase, whose translation MRFEGSSHYVATDDLKLAVNAALTLQRPLLIKGEPGTGKTMLAEEVAAALDMPLLQWHIKSTTKAQQGLYEYDAVSRLRDSQLGDERVKDIANYIVKGVLWQAFDAERPSVLLIDEIDKADIEFPNDLLRELDRMEFHVYETRETVRAKHRPLVIITSNNEKELPDAFLRRCFFHYIQFPDPATMQKIVAVHFPNIREELLHAALESFFELRGVSGLKKKPSTSELLDWLKLLLAENIPADALRGADAKQIVPPLAGALLKNEQDLNLLERLVYMNRHNR comes from the coding sequence ATGCGTTTCGAAGGGTCCTCGCACTACGTCGCCACCGACGATCTGAAGCTCGCGGTCAATGCCGCGCTGACGCTGCAACGCCCGCTGCTGATCAAGGGCGAGCCCGGCACCGGCAAGACCATGCTCGCCGAGGAAGTCGCGGCCGCCCTCGACATGCCGCTGCTGCAATGGCACATCAAGTCGACGACCAAGGCGCAGCAGGGCCTGTACGAATACGACGCCGTGTCGCGGCTGCGCGATTCGCAGCTCGGCGACGAACGCGTGAAGGACATCGCGAACTACATCGTCAAGGGCGTGCTGTGGCAGGCGTTCGACGCCGAACGCCCGAGCGTGCTGCTGATCGACGAGATCGACAAGGCCGACATCGAGTTCCCGAACGACCTGCTGCGCGAGCTCGACCGGATGGAATTCCACGTGTACGAGACGCGCGAGACCGTGCGCGCGAAGCACCGCCCGCTCGTCATCATCACGTCGAACAACGAGAAGGAGCTGCCCGACGCGTTCCTGCGCCGCTGCTTCTTCCACTACATCCAGTTTCCCGACCCGGCGACGATGCAGAAGATCGTCGCGGTCCACTTCCCGAACATCCGCGAGGAACTGCTGCATGCGGCGCTCGAGAGCTTCTTCGAGCTGCGCGGCGTGTCGGGGCTGAAGAAGAAGCCGTCGACGTCCGAACTGCTCGACTGGCTCAAGCTGCTGCTCGCCGAGAACATCCCGGCCGACGCGCTGCGCGGCGCCGACGCGAAGCAGATCGTGCCGCCGCTGGCGGGCGCGCTGCTGAAGAACGAGCAGGACCTGAACCTGCTCGAGCGGCTCGTCTACATGAACCGGCACAACCGGTAA
- a CDS encoding c-type cytochrome, with the protein MNNAFKTAAAIAVAAGLAIGTAHAADLAKGKDLVESHNCAACHGAKLNQPINAEYPRLAGQHADYLVWAMRQYQMGLTNPLLGRNNAIMQAQVQNLSVSDMKDIAAYIESLKGDLVFKK; encoded by the coding sequence ATGAACAACGCATTCAAGACGGCGGCGGCGATTGCGGTCGCGGCCGGCCTCGCGATCGGCACCGCGCATGCGGCCGATCTGGCGAAGGGCAAGGACCTGGTCGAATCGCACAACTGCGCGGCCTGCCACGGCGCCAAGCTGAACCAGCCGATCAACGCCGAGTATCCGCGCCTCGCGGGCCAGCACGCCGACTATCTCGTGTGGGCGATGCGCCAGTACCAGATGGGCCTGACGAACCCGCTGCTCGGTCGCAACAACGCGATCATGCAGGCGCAGGTGCAGAACCTGTCGGTCAGCGACATGAAGGACATCGCGGCCTACATCGAGTCGCTGAAGGGCGACCTCGTGTTCAAGAAGTAA
- the rsxB gene encoding electron transport complex subunit RsxB has translation MREIGDNLGLANLSGRTRCGREPFGAAAPVVTVTDSKTLADRIEDLLPQTQCTKCGYNGCRPYAEAIAAGDANYNQCPPGGAQGIARLAGLLGKPVIPLNPVNGSEHPRAVAFIDESLCIGCTLCMQACPVDAIVGAPKQMHTIVESLCTGCDLCVPPCPVDCIAMVPVTGERTGWDAWTQEQADAARERHDRRLARQRREREAAEARAAARRAASASAAKTGAEQAAAPAAEDDAAAKKRAIIAAALERARKKKEELASQGAAPKNTEGVSAAVQAQIDAAEARRKRLAEQRAARDAEAAGPASGDDAPAANDQDDPGPSAPPDKNAP, from the coding sequence ATGCGGGAAATCGGCGATAATCTGGGTTTGGCAAACCTTTCCGGCCGCACCCGCTGCGGCCGAGAGCCATTCGGCGCCGCAGCGCCCGTTGTCACCGTGACCGATTCCAAGACACTCGCAGATCGCATCGAAGATCTGCTTCCCCAGACCCAATGCACGAAGTGCGGCTATAACGGCTGCCGTCCGTACGCCGAGGCGATCGCCGCCGGCGACGCGAACTACAACCAGTGCCCGCCCGGCGGCGCCCAAGGCATCGCGCGGCTCGCGGGCCTGCTCGGCAAGCCGGTGATTCCGCTGAATCCCGTCAACGGCAGCGAACATCCGCGCGCGGTCGCCTTCATCGACGAAAGCCTCTGCATCGGCTGCACGCTGTGCATGCAGGCCTGCCCGGTCGACGCGATCGTCGGCGCGCCCAAGCAGATGCACACGATCGTCGAATCGCTGTGCACCGGCTGCGACCTGTGCGTGCCGCCCTGCCCGGTCGACTGCATTGCGATGGTGCCCGTCACCGGCGAGCGCACCGGCTGGGACGCGTGGACGCAGGAGCAGGCCGATGCCGCGCGCGAACGCCACGACCGGCGTCTCGCCCGCCAGCGCCGCGAGCGCGAGGCGGCCGAGGCGCGCGCCGCCGCACGGCGCGCCGCCAGCGCAAGCGCCGCGAAGACGGGCGCGGAACAAGCCGCCGCACCGGCCGCCGAGGACGATGCCGCCGCGAAGAAACGCGCGATCATCGCCGCCGCACTCGAACGCGCGCGCAAGAAGAAGGAAGAACTCGCGTCGCAGGGCGCCGCGCCGAAGAACACCGAAGGCGTGAGCGCGGCCGTGCAGGCGCAGATCGACGCGGCCGAAGCGCGCCGCAAGCGGCTCGCCGAACAGCGGGCCGCGCGCGATGCGGAGGCGGCCGGCCCGGCATCCGGCGACGACGCCCCCGCCGCCAACGACCAGGACGACCCCGGCCCGTCTGCGCCGCCCGACAAGAACGCTCCATGA
- a CDS encoding polyhydroxyalkanoate depolymerase — MLYQLHEFQRAMLSPLTAWAQAASKSFANPSSPFSLMPGAPRMAAAYELLYRLGKDYEKPEFNLHQIVKDGHNIPIVEQTIIEKPFCRLLRFKRYSDDADAVTQLKDEPTVLVCAPLSGHHSTLLRDTVRTLLQDHKVYITDWIDARMVPVETGPFHLHDYIAYIQEFIRHIGARNLHVISVCQPTVPVLAAISLMASRGEDTPLTMTMMGGPIDARRSPTSVNSLATQHSLSWFENNVIHTVPANYPGEGRQVYPGFLQHTGFVAMNPERHAQSHWDFYQSLLRGDEEDAEAHRRFYDEYNAVLDMAAEYYLETIRVVFQEFRLAEGTWEVGGELVRPQDIRRTALMTIEGELDDISGSGQTHVAHELCTGIPQDHRRSLTAEKCGHYGIFSGRRWRTIIYPQLRDFIREHAPEPKPGAAKDRPDAPAAKTLAAVPATDKAQAETARATAAKRTRVKAPAAAPAKAAAPAAKRAAGTRAKPVRARKAA, encoded by the coding sequence ATGCTTTACCAACTGCACGAATTCCAGCGAGCGATGCTGAGCCCGCTCACGGCCTGGGCCCAGGCTGCATCGAAATCGTTCGCCAACCCGTCCAGCCCGTTCTCGCTGATGCCCGGCGCGCCGCGCATGGCGGCCGCCTACGAGCTGCTGTACCGGCTCGGCAAGGATTACGAGAAGCCGGAATTCAACCTTCACCAGATCGTCAAGGACGGCCACAACATCCCGATCGTCGAGCAGACGATCATCGAGAAGCCGTTCTGCCGGCTGCTGCGTTTCAAACGCTATTCGGACGATGCCGATGCCGTCACGCAGCTGAAGGACGAGCCGACCGTGCTGGTCTGCGCGCCGCTGTCGGGCCACCACTCGACGCTGCTGCGCGACACCGTGCGCACGCTGCTGCAGGATCACAAGGTCTACATCACCGACTGGATCGATGCGCGGATGGTGCCGGTCGAGACCGGTCCGTTCCATCTGCACGACTACATCGCGTACATCCAGGAATTCATCCGCCATATCGGCGCGCGCAACCTGCACGTGATCTCGGTGTGTCAGCCCACGGTGCCGGTGCTCGCGGCGATCTCGCTGATGGCGAGCCGCGGCGAGGACACGCCGCTCACGATGACGATGATGGGTGGCCCGATCGACGCGCGCCGCAGCCCGACGTCGGTGAACTCGCTGGCGACGCAGCATTCGCTGTCGTGGTTCGAGAACAACGTGATCCACACGGTGCCGGCGAACTATCCGGGCGAAGGCCGCCAGGTGTATCCGGGCTTCCTGCAGCACACGGGCTTCGTCGCGATGAACCCGGAACGCCATGCGCAATCGCACTGGGACTTCTACCAGAGCCTGCTGCGCGGCGACGAGGAAGACGCGGAAGCGCACCGCCGCTTCTACGACGAGTACAACGCGGTGCTCGACATGGCCGCCGAGTATTACCTCGAGACGATCCGCGTGGTGTTCCAGGAATTCCGGCTCGCCGAAGGCACGTGGGAAGTCGGCGGCGAACTCGTGCGTCCGCAGGACATCCGGCGCACCGCGCTGATGACGATCGAAGGCGAGCTCGACGACATCTCGGGCAGCGGCCAGACGCACGTCGCGCACGAACTGTGCACCGGCATCCCGCAGGACCACCGGCGCAGCCTGACCGCCGAGAAGTGCGGCCACTACGGGATCTTCTCGGGCCGCCGCTGGCGCACCATCATCTACCCGCAGTTGCGCGACTTCATCCGCGAGCATGCGCCGGAGCCGAAGCCCGGCGCAGCCAAGGACCGCCCCGACGCACCGGCGGCCAAGACGCTCGCGGCCGTGCCGGCCACCGACAAGGCGCAGGCCGAAACCGCCCGCGCCACCGCCGCGAAGCGCACGCGCGTGAAAGCGCCGGCCGCGGCGCCCGCCAAGGCGGCCGCCCCCGCCGCGAAACGCGCGGCCGGCACGCGTGCGAAACCCGTGCGCGCCCGCAAGGCGGCCTGA
- a CDS encoding glycoside hydrolase family 15 protein, with translation MPALIEDYALVGDGHTAALIAKDGSVDWLCWPRFDSGACFAALVGTPEHGRWLLAPAADAAITHTTRRYRGDTLILETDYESADGAVTVVDFMPPGNGWSELVRIVVGRRGTMKMRMELVLRFDYGFSIPWVTQLAREDGMKAIAGPDTVVLRTPVPLTGKNLHTLAEFTVSADERVPFSLGYAPSHLRLPPARDPLSMLARTENYWLEWSGRCQVQGRYAAAVRRSLITLKALAYEPTGGIVAAPTTSLPEKIGGNRNWDYRFCWLRDATITLLALMRGGYYDEARAWRAWLGRVMAGSPEQIQIMYGIAGERRLPEMELDWLPGYQDSKPVRVGNGAANQLQLDVFGEVMAALHLARVGGLQADDTVWSVQCALLDHLEKIWQEPDEGIWETRGGRRHFTFSKVMAWVAFDRAIKSAEMFRLSGPLDRWRAMRERIHADVCEKAWHEEKQAFAQSYGSDELDASVLLLPLLGFLPPEDPRIVGTVEAIERELLHDGLVMRYRTTEYNDGLPPGEGTFLACSFWLVDNYALLGRIDDAHRLFGRLLALSNDLGLLAEEYDPVEGRLVGNFPQAFSHVALVHTAMNLMHHEDAMARAAGQPAPAVATGR, from the coding sequence ATGCCCGCCCTGATCGAAGACTACGCCCTCGTCGGCGACGGCCACACGGCCGCGCTGATCGCAAAAGACGGCTCCGTCGACTGGCTGTGCTGGCCCCGCTTCGACTCGGGGGCCTGCTTCGCGGCACTCGTCGGCACGCCCGAGCACGGCCGCTGGCTGCTTGCGCCGGCCGCCGACGCCGCGATCACGCACACGACCCGCCGCTATCGCGGCGACACGCTGATTCTCGAAACCGACTATGAGAGCGCCGACGGCGCCGTGACCGTGGTCGACTTCATGCCGCCCGGCAACGGCTGGTCCGAGCTGGTGCGGATCGTCGTCGGCCGGCGCGGCACGATGAAGATGCGCATGGAACTGGTGCTGCGCTTCGACTACGGCTTCTCGATCCCGTGGGTCACGCAGCTCGCGCGCGAGGACGGCATGAAGGCGATCGCAGGCCCCGACACGGTCGTGCTGCGCACGCCGGTGCCGCTCACCGGCAAGAACCTGCATACGCTCGCCGAATTCACGGTAAGCGCCGACGAACGCGTGCCGTTCTCGCTCGGCTACGCACCGTCGCACCTGCGTCTGCCGCCCGCGCGCGATCCGCTGTCGATGCTCGCGCGCACCGAGAACTACTGGCTCGAATGGTCGGGCCGCTGCCAGGTGCAGGGCCGCTACGCGGCCGCCGTGCGCCGTTCGCTGATCACGCTGAAGGCGCTCGCGTACGAGCCGACCGGCGGCATCGTCGCCGCGCCGACCACGTCGCTGCCGGAAAAGATCGGCGGCAACCGCAACTGGGACTACCGCTTCTGCTGGCTGCGCGACGCGACGATCACGCTGCTCGCGCTGATGCGCGGCGGCTACTACGACGAGGCGCGCGCGTGGCGCGCCTGGCTCGGCCGCGTGATGGCCGGCTCGCCCGAGCAGATCCAGATCATGTACGGGATCGCCGGCGAGCGCCGGCTGCCGGAGATGGAGCTCGACTGGCTGCCCGGCTACCAGGATTCGAAGCCGGTGCGGGTCGGCAATGGCGCGGCGAACCAGCTGCAGCTCGACGTGTTCGGCGAGGTGATGGCCGCGCTGCACCTCGCGCGCGTGGGCGGCCTGCAGGCCGACGATACGGTGTGGTCGGTGCAATGCGCGCTGCTCGATCATCTCGAGAAGATCTGGCAGGAGCCCGACGAAGGCATCTGGGAAACGCGCGGCGGCCGCCGCCATTTCACGTTCTCGAAGGTGATGGCGTGGGTCGCGTTCGACCGCGCGATCAAGTCGGCCGAGATGTTCCGCCTGTCCGGCCCGCTCGACCGCTGGCGCGCGATGCGCGAGCGGATTCACGCGGACGTGTGCGAGAAGGCCTGGCACGAGGAGAAGCAGGCGTTCGCGCAGAGCTACGGCAGCGACGAGCTCGACGCGAGCGTGCTGCTGCTGCCGCTGCTCGGCTTCCTGCCGCCGGAAGACCCGCGCATCGTCGGCACGGTCGAGGCGATCGAGCGCGAATTGCTGCACGACGGGCTCGTGATGCGCTACCGCACGACCGAGTACAACGACGGCCTGCCGCCCGGCGAAGGCACGTTTCTCGCATGCAGCTTCTGGCTCGTCGACAATTACGCGCTGCTCGGCCGGATCGACGATGCGCACCGGCTGTTCGGCCGGCTGCTCGCGCTGTCGAACGACCTCGGACTGCTCGCGGAGGAGTACGATCCGGTCGAGGGGCGCCTCGTCGGCAATTTCCCGCAGGCGTTCTCGCACGTCGCGCTCGTGCATACGGCCATGAACCTCATGCACCATGAAGATGCAATGGCGCGCGCGGCGGGCCAGCCGGCGCCGGCCGTGGCCACGGGACGCTGA
- a CDS encoding DUF1841 family protein: MFNPSRDEVRRFFTETWRKQRAGEILTPLEAMAADWIVEHPEYHAELADADGAAARSYTPEEGRTNPFLHLSMHLAISEQLSIDQPPGIRAAHDKLAAKLGSTHDAQHAIMECLGETIWEAQRTNTPPDTDAYLQRILRRASRD, from the coding sequence ATGTTCAATCCGAGTCGCGACGAAGTCCGTCGCTTTTTCACCGAGACCTGGCGCAAGCAGCGCGCCGGCGAGATCCTGACGCCGCTGGAAGCGATGGCCGCCGACTGGATCGTCGAGCACCCCGAATACCACGCCGAACTCGCGGACGCGGACGGTGCGGCCGCGCGCAGCTACACGCCCGAGGAAGGCCGCACGAACCCGTTCCTGCACCTGTCGATGCACCTGGCGATCAGCGAGCAGCTGTCGATCGACCAGCCGCCCGGGATCCGCGCCGCGCACGACAAGCTCGCGGCAAAGCTCGGCTCGACCCACGACGCGCAGCACGCGATCATGGAATGCCTCGGCGAAACGATCTGGGAAGCGCAGCGCACCAACACGCCGCCCGATACCGACGCATACCTGCAGCGCATCCTGCGCCGCGCGTCGCGCGACTGA
- a CDS encoding TetR family transcriptional regulator, producing MNQPKIKRDPEGTRRRILMAAAEEFASGGLFGARVDQIARRAETNERMLYYYFGSKEQLFTAVLEHAFSALTEAERVLDLDGVAPVEAITRLAHFVWDYYRDHPELLRLINNENLHEARYLHKSTRIREMMSPIVSMLANVLTRGQKAGLFRSDVDPLRFYVTLSGLGYYIVSNRFTLAATLGRDFSEADERAEMVRMNTEVLLAYLLRR from the coding sequence ATGAATCAGCCAAAAATCAAAAGAGATCCTGAAGGTACGCGCCGTCGCATTCTGATGGCGGCAGCCGAAGAATTCGCGAGTGGAGGGCTGTTCGGTGCGCGCGTCGACCAGATCGCGCGGCGGGCCGAGACCAACGAGCGCATGCTCTATTACTACTTCGGCAGCAAGGAGCAGCTGTTTACCGCCGTGCTCGAACACGCGTTCTCCGCGCTCACCGAAGCCGAACGCGTGCTCGATCTCGATGGCGTCGCGCCCGTCGAAGCCATCACGCGGCTTGCGCATTTCGTTTGGGACTACTATCGCGACCATCCCGAACTGCTGCGGCTCATCAACAACGAGAACCTGCACGAAGCGCGCTACCTGCACAAGTCGACGCGCATCCGCGAGATGATGTCGCCGATCGTGTCGATGCTCGCCAACGTGCTGACGCGCGGCCAGAAGGCCGGGCTGTTCCGCAGCGACGTCGATCCGCTGCGCTTCTACGTGACGCTGTCCGGGCTCGGCTACTACATCGTGTCGAACCGCTTCACGCTCGCCGCGACGCTCGGCCGCGACTTCAGTGAAGCCGACGAGCGCGCGGAAATGGTCAGGATGAACACCGAGGTGCTGCTCGCCTACCTGCTGCGGCGCTGA
- the nth gene encoding endonuclease III translates to MNASKRRAIYETLQSLNPHPTSELEYSTPFELLIAVMLSAQATDVSVNKAMRKMFPVANTPRQIVALGEEGVADYIKTIGLYRTKAKNVVAACRILLDRYDGEVPADREALESLPGVGRKTANVVLNTAFGQPTIAVDTHIFRVANRTGLAPGKDVRAVEAALEKFTPKEFLHDAHHWLILHGRYVCKARKPECWHCAIEPLCEFRPKTPPPNE, encoded by the coding sequence ATGAACGCCAGCAAACGACGCGCGATCTACGAAACGCTGCAGAGCCTCAATCCGCATCCGACCAGCGAGCTCGAATACTCGACGCCGTTCGAGCTGCTGATCGCGGTCATGCTGTCCGCGCAGGCGACCGACGTGTCGGTCAACAAGGCGATGCGCAAGATGTTCCCGGTCGCGAACACCCCGCGACAAATCGTCGCGCTGGGCGAGGAAGGCGTCGCCGACTACATCAAGACGATCGGGCTCTACCGGACCAAGGCGAAGAACGTCGTCGCGGCCTGCCGGATCCTGCTCGACCGCTACGACGGCGAGGTGCCGGCCGACCGCGAGGCGCTCGAAAGCCTGCCCGGCGTCGGCCGCAAGACCGCCAACGTCGTGCTGAACACCGCGTTCGGCCAGCCGACCATCGCGGTCGACACGCATATCTTCCGCGTCGCGAACCGCACGGGGCTCGCGCCCGGCAAGGATGTGCGGGCCGTCGAGGCCGCCCTCGAGAAGTTCACGCCGAAGGAATTCCTGCACGACGCGCACCACTGGCTGATCCTGCACGGCCGCTACGTGTGCAAGGCGCGCAAGCCCGAATGCTGGCACTGCGCGATCGAGCCGCTGTGCGAATTCCGGCCGAAGACGCCGCCGCCCAACGAATAA